One region of Culex pipiens pallens isolate TS chromosome 2, TS_CPP_V2, whole genome shotgun sequence genomic DNA includes:
- the LOC120424443 gene encoding vacuolar protein-sorting-associated protein 25-like: MAVYQWPWEYNFPPFFTVQPHSKTKEQQLSTWRTLILGYQKHQRQAILNIAEDGPLFVNESISRKLAPEGRLWLLEELVKTGNAAPVDKRRQQWEIYWHTLDEWATIVHDWATGNGMTGTVCTIFELVAGDNTVGEEFHGLDQDVFKKVLKVLEGKGKCELIAFDDNEGVKFF, from the exons ATGGCTGTGTATCAGTGGCCTTGGGAGTACAACTTCCCTCCATTTTTCAC GGTGCAACCGCACAGCAAAACGAAAGAGCAGCAACTGTCCACCTGGAGGACGCTGATCCTCGGCTATCAGAAGCACCAGCGACAAGCCATCCTGAACATCGCCGAAGATGGACCGCTATTTGTGAACGAGAGCATATCGCGGAAGCTGGCCCCGGAGGGCCGGCTGTGGCTGTTAGAGGAGCTGGTCAAAACGGGGAACGCCGCTCCGGTGGACAAACGCCGCCAGCAGTGGGAAATCTACTGGCACACGCTGGACGAGTGGGCCACGATCGTGCACGATTGGGCAACGGGAAACGGAATGACCGGTACGGTTTGTACGATTTTTGAACTGGTGGCCGGAGACAACACCGTGGGGGAGGAGTTTCACGGACTGGACCAGGATGTGTTCAAGAAGGTGCTGAAAGTGCTGGAGGGCAAGGGAAAGTGCGAACTGATTGCATTTGACGATAATGAGGGCGTCAAGTTTTTCTAG